A region of Beijerinckia sp. 28-YEA-48 DNA encodes the following proteins:
- a CDS encoding autotransporter domain-containing protein, giving the protein MFGSRKATHRAAPVRHCFWRNSVSLGALIVATGLGITLTPASAQQQGGAGGAGDFDSGAAGGTADQPGLSTSYVAGGAAGASPGANGGDGPSSAFVSGGGGGGGASGTALAPVGGNGGNGGPTVYGGSASYGGGGGGAGGHGYVASGPTVNSAAAQGGNGGNGSNGQIGATFGGAGDGGGGGDGGYGLFVNATGVIVENTSAGSLTGGDGGNGGVGQGVALPGGAQGNGGNGGNGGAGFSGTNLTVVNAGIIAGGNGGLGGGSTDAVAGLAGLGGSGITGSNLTIVNNGLIVGGVSGDGLTQADGITFTSGANRLTMGAAGDIFGNIAINGGGSLTLDQSANDTAIYSDITGNGSVEKVGTATVLLAGFNTYSGGTTVTEGTLELDGPQPLGVGVVTMNGGTLRVSSCGCGGGGVVLYNDIAITARGGTLDAASGILAIGGNITGGTDNSVLTITGDGGPFGGFVVFGGYNTYRGWTHITADGILWGISPDGLSPNSHYIVDGILDMGGYDRTFLSLSGASTGQVGSTGFGPVTLTIGTPSGTSVYDGIILDGGPDPVSVVKTGAGKQVLNGINSYTGSTTVNEGVLSINGSIASSSEVIVNSGGTLSGNGIVSTTTINAGGTLAPGNSIGTLTVQGDLTFKPGSTYQVEVSPSNADRVNVTGIAALNGATLSALYAPGAYVTKRYTVLNAAGGVNGTFSGPVNTNLPTNFSAALNYDPNNAYLDLTLNYMPPNFGGGLTVNQTNVANALVNSFNTAGGIPLVFGALGPSGLTQASGESATGVQQSTINVMDRFLNLMTDPYASGRTTDMVPMSYAPLPKGTLPLMVTQQTRWSVWAAGYGGTQTTRGNSFVGSNTYTGGIYGFAAGADYRVSPDTIIGFALGGAGTSYHLANGLGSGSSNVFQAGLYGRQNFGAAYLAGSLAYGWQDVTTDRRVMFDQLRARFTANAFAGRLEAGYRLGTPFGGVTPYAAGQFTNIALPNYSEQAITGPGLFALNYASKNVTAWRTELGLRGDTSVDMGDATLWLRGRLAWAHNYNPNSSLSASFLNLPASSFVVNGAAQARNAALVSAGAEMKWRSGWSIAATFEGEFSGRSNSYAGKGSLRYQW; this is encoded by the coding sequence ATGTTCGGATCACGGAAAGCAACGCATCGCGCCGCGCCGGTGCGGCATTGCTTTTGGCGCAACAGCGTGTCGCTGGGGGCGCTGATCGTTGCGACGGGACTTGGCATCACCCTGACGCCTGCCTCGGCGCAGCAGCAGGGCGGTGCCGGCGGAGCCGGCGACTTCGACAGCGGCGCCGCCGGAGGTACCGCAGACCAGCCCGGCCTGTCGACGTCCTATGTGGCGGGTGGCGCCGCCGGAGCTTCCCCCGGTGCAAATGGAGGCGATGGCCCGTCCAGTGCATTTGTAAGCGGGGGTGGCGGCGGGGGTGGTGCCTCGGGTACTGCGTTAGCTCCGGTCGGTGGTAATGGCGGTAATGGTGGCCCCACCGTGTATGGCGGGTCTGCGAGTTATGGTGGTGGCGGCGGCGGTGCCGGTGGGCATGGCTATGTCGCGTCAGGCCCTACAGTGAACTCTGCCGCGGCCCAGGGCGGCAACGGCGGCAACGGAAGCAATGGCCAGATCGGAGCCACCTTCGGTGGTGCAGGCGATGGCGGTGGCGGCGGTGACGGTGGTTATGGCCTGTTCGTCAATGCCACAGGTGTCATCGTCGAAAACACCTCGGCGGGTAGTTTGACGGGTGGCGATGGCGGCAATGGCGGTGTGGGACAAGGTGTGGCACTGCCCGGGGGCGCCCAGGGTAATGGCGGCAATGGTGGTAACGGCGGCGCTGGGTTTTCAGGCACCAATCTAACGGTCGTCAACGCAGGCATCATCGCCGGCGGCAACGGAGGCCTCGGCGGCGGTTCCACGGATGCGGTCGCCGGCCTTGCGGGTCTGGGCGGCTCAGGCATCACCGGCAGCAATCTGACCATCGTCAACAACGGCCTGATCGTGGGCGGCGTGAGCGGCGACGGGCTCACACAGGCCGATGGGATCACCTTCACCAGCGGCGCCAACCGGCTGACTATGGGCGCGGCGGGCGACATCTTTGGCAATATCGCCATCAATGGCGGCGGGTCGCTGACCTTGGACCAATCTGCCAACGACACGGCGATCTATAGCGATATCACCGGCAACGGCTCGGTGGAAAAGGTTGGCACGGCCACCGTTTTGCTGGCTGGCTTCAACACGTATTCGGGTGGCACGACTGTCACCGAAGGCACACTGGAACTCGATGGCCCGCAGCCCCTGGGTGTCGGCGTCGTGACGATGAACGGCGGCACGTTGCGCGTATCGAGTTGCGGATGCGGCGGCGGTGGCGTTGTCCTCTACAACGACATCGCCATCACCGCGCGCGGCGGCACGCTCGATGCGGCCTCGGGCATACTCGCCATCGGCGGCAATATCACCGGCGGCACCGACAACAGCGTGCTGACCATCACTGGCGACGGTGGCCCGTTCGGTGGCTTCGTGGTCTTCGGTGGCTACAACACCTATCGCGGCTGGACCCACATCACCGCAGACGGCATTTTGTGGGGCATCTCGCCCGACGGCCTGTCGCCGAACTCCCATTATATCGTCGACGGCATTCTCGACATGGGCGGTTACGACCGGACATTTCTCTCGCTTTCGGGCGCGAGTACCGGCCAGGTCGGCAGCACCGGCTTCGGGCCTGTGACGCTGACCATTGGAACTCCGAGTGGCACGAGCGTTTACGACGGCATCATTCTCGATGGCGGCCCCGATCCCGTTTCGGTGGTCAAGACCGGCGCCGGCAAACAGGTGCTCAACGGCATCAACTCCTATACGGGCAGCACGACCGTCAACGAAGGCGTTCTCTCCATCAACGGCTCCATCGCCTCGTCGTCGGAAGTGATCGTGAATTCCGGCGGCACGCTTTCCGGCAACGGCATCGTCAGCACGACGACAATCAATGCGGGTGGCACGCTCGCACCGGGCAATTCCATCGGCACGCTCACCGTGCAAGGTGATCTCACCTTCAAGCCCGGCTCGACCTATCAGGTCGAGGTCTCGCCCTCGAATGCCGATCGCGTCAATGTCACCGGCATCGCCGCTCTGAATGGCGCGACCTTGTCGGCTCTCTATGCGCCGGGTGCCTATGTCACCAAGCGCTATACGGTGCTGAATGCCGCTGGCGGCGTGAACGGCACGTTCTCCGGGCCGGTCAACACCAACCTGCCGACGAATTTCTCGGCGGCGCTGAACTATGACCCGAACAACGCTTATCTCGACCTCACCTTGAACTACATGCCGCCGAACTTCGGTGGCGGCCTGACGGTGAACCAGACCAATGTTGCCAATGCGCTGGTCAACTCGTTCAACACCGCCGGCGGAATTCCCTTGGTGTTTGGCGCCCTCGGGCCGAGCGGCCTGACGCAGGCCTCGGGCGAATCCGCCACGGGCGTGCAACAGAGCACGATCAACGTCATGGATCGCTTCCTCAACCTGATGACCGATCCTTATGCCAGCGGCCGCACCACGGACATGGTGCCGATGTCCTATGCGCCGCTGCCCAAGGGCACCCTGCCCTTGATGGTCACGCAACAGACGCGCTGGAGCGTCTGGGCGGCTGGCTATGGCGGCACGCAAACGACGCGCGGCAATAGCTTCGTCGGATCCAACACCTACACCGGCGGCATCTACGGTTTTGCGGCGGGTGCCGATTATCGCGTCTCGCCCGATACGATCATCGGCTTCGCGCTCGGCGGCGCCGGCACCAGCTATCACCTCGCCAATGGACTGGGCAGCGGTTCGTCCAATGTCTTCCAGGCTGGCCTTTATGGCCGCCAGAATTTTGGCGCGGCCTATCTGGCGGGTTCGCTCGCTTACGGTTGGCAGGACGTGACCACCGACCGACGCGTCATGTTCGATCAACTGCGTGCCCGCTTCACCGCCAACGCTTTCGCGGGTCGTCTCGAGGCTGGTTATCGCCTTGGCACTCCGTTTGGCGGCGTGACGCCTTATGCGGCCGGCCAGTTCACCAATATCGCTTTGCCGAATTACAGCGAGCAGGCGATCACCGGCCCTGGCCTCTTCGCTTTGAACTATGCGTCGAAGAACGTCACCGCCTGGCGCACGGAACTGGGTCTGCGCGGCGACACCTCTGTCGACATGGGCGACGCCACGCTGTGGCTGCGCGGTCGCCTCGCCTGGGCGCATAATTACAACCCGAACAGCTCGCTCTCGGCCTCCTTCCTCAACCTCCCCGCCTCCAGTTTCGTGGTGAATGGCGCCGCGCAGGCGCGTAACGCGGCGTTGGTTTCGGCCGGCGCGGAGATGAAGTGGCGGAGCGGCTGGTCGATCGCAGCGACGTTCGAAGGCGAATTCTCCGGCCGCAGCAACAGCTACGCCGGCAAGGGATCGCTGCGCTATCAGTGGTGA
- a CDS encoding autotransporter-associated beta strand repeat-containing protein, with protein MTSHRGTKALASLAFGICSLFAVSARAAGGAGGSGVFSNGGNGGDIGQAGSASSAGIPAGGSAGVAPGGAGSPGDGNGLGNAGGGGGADGTIAAPTGGAGGNGGSLSPSFHIGGSIGGGGGGAGGNGIYGLTIDFSNPGTVQGGAGGAGGAGHIGNGNGDGANGGGGGDGGNGIVVTGGGITITNSGTIAGGNGGAGGAGTSAPVGLAGAAGVGGSGIIGPAAGNLTVINSGTISGGLAGDGTTQANAISFFGNGNRLELQAGSTIVGNVVATAGGNDVFALGGTTNASFNVGQIGASQQYQNFASFQKTGDSTWTLTGTPAQATTSWTIGSGTLAISSDASLGTAGALTFDNTIPNAGGTGPTLMTTGSFSTSRDIVLNTSGTFTQDAAGSVFTVNGVVSGNGGLTQVGPGKLVLTGNNTYIGGTSIYGGATVVAGSDTALGTGLVTGWNNATLQIMDGVTIKNQFDLEGPATNFSVTSGTGTYAGQITEFGDPATLVKMGAGTLVITNNTNNFSAGARINEGTLQVTADHALGLGTITLNGGTLQAGANVDVSNLTIDLAAPVSTIDTNGFTLTYGGIIQDAAPGSVLVKTGAGTLLLTGTQNTFANAIVNQGVLRGGATNAFSPNSAISLVTTGTLDVGGFNQKIGSLTGDSTGVVTNSGPTNATLTTGNATSTTFAGILQDGAATLALTKTGTGVFTLTGANTYTGGTTIALGTLQIGDGGTSGSITGDVTNNGTLAFNRSDVVTFAGVVSGSGNLQQVGSGTTILTGANTYAGGTVITAGTLSVSTDGNLGNASGGLTFGGGTLRTTADITMSRATTLNAGGGTFEVATGTTLKQNGVIGGAGGLIKTDAGTLTLTGANTYTGGTTITQGTLQIGDGGTSGSIIGNVANNGTLAFNRSDAVTFAGVVSGGGNLQQIGSGTTILTGANTYTGGTTITQGTLQIGNGGTSGSITGNVTNNGTLAFNRADSWTFDGVISGGGGVRQIGTGRTNLTGISTYTGATIIDAGTLSVNGSIASSSLTTVNSGGTLGGNGIVGNTIINAGGTLAPGNSIGLLTVQGNLTFMSGATYQVEVSATSADRVNVSGIATLNGATLSAIYEPSAYVTKRHTVLNAAGGVNGTFAGAVNTNLPNFVATAAYDANNVYLDLAMQFGNGLTVNQTNVANALTNSFNTADGIPLVFGALGPSGLTQASGESATGVQQSTFNVMDRFLNLMTDPYANGRTTAMVPMSYAPLPKGTPPLMVTQQSRWSVWAAGYGGTQTTRGIAAIGSNTYSGGIYGFAAGADYRATPDTIIGFALGGAGTSYHLATGMGSGSSNVFQAGLYGRQNFGAAYVTGSLAYGWQDVTTDRRVMFDQLRARFTANAFSGRLEGGYRFGTPFGGVTPYAAGQFTNIALPNYSEQAITGPGLFALNYSSKSVTAWRSELGLRSDTAFEMGDATLTLRGRLAWAHNYNPNSSISASFLNLPASGFTVNGAALARNAALVSAGAEMKWQGGLSIAATFEGEFSGRSNSYAGKGAIRYQW; from the coding sequence ATGACATCTCATCGCGGTACAAAAGCGCTCGCCAGTCTGGCGTTTGGCATCTGTTCGCTATTCGCAGTTTCTGCCCGGGCTGCAGGCGGGGCTGGCGGCTCGGGCGTTTTCTCTAACGGCGGCAACGGCGGCGACATCGGCCAAGCAGGCAGCGCCTCGTCTGCGGGGATACCAGCTGGCGGTTCCGCGGGTGTGGCGCCAGGCGGAGCTGGATCGCCAGGGGATGGGAACGGCCTCGGCAATGCCGGCGGCGGCGGCGGCGCGGACGGAACCATCGCAGCACCGACCGGCGGGGCCGGCGGCAATGGCGGAAGTCTCTCACCCTCATTTCATATTGGAGGCAGCATCGGCGGTGGCGGCGGCGGCGCTGGTGGCAATGGTATTTACGGACTGACGATCGATTTTAGCAATCCGGGAACGGTTCAAGGCGGTGCTGGCGGTGCGGGCGGCGCAGGGCACATCGGCAATGGCAACGGCGATGGAGCTAATGGTGGTGGCGGTGGCGACGGCGGCAACGGCATTGTCGTGACGGGCGGCGGCATCACCATAACTAACAGCGGCACGATCGCAGGGGGCAACGGTGGTGCAGGAGGTGCCGGGACGAGTGCGCCCGTCGGTTTGGCAGGGGCTGCAGGCGTCGGTGGCAGCGGCATTATCGGGCCGGCGGCCGGCAACCTGACGGTTATCAATTCTGGGACGATTAGTGGTGGACTGGCCGGCGACGGAACGACACAGGCCAACGCCATTTCGTTTTTTGGCAACGGCAATCGTTTGGAATTGCAGGCGGGCTCGACGATCGTCGGCAATGTGGTGGCAACGGCCGGCGGCAATGATGTGTTCGCCCTGGGCGGAACGACCAACGCGAGTTTCAATGTCGGCCAAATCGGCGCGAGCCAGCAATATCAAAACTTCGCTTCGTTCCAAAAGACCGGCGATAGCACTTGGACCCTGACCGGCACACCGGCCCAGGCGACAACATCCTGGACTATCGGCTCGGGCACACTGGCGATTTCGTCTGATGCGAGCCTTGGCACGGCCGGGGCGCTGACGTTCGACAACACGATCCCGAATGCTGGCGGGACAGGCCCAACCTTGATGACCACCGGCAGTTTCAGCACCAGCCGCGACATCGTCCTCAACACCAGTGGCACGTTCACGCAGGACGCCGCCGGCTCGGTCTTCACGGTGAACGGCGTCGTTTCAGGCAATGGCGGGCTGACGCAAGTCGGGCCAGGCAAACTGGTCCTAACCGGCAATAACACCTATATAGGCGGCACATCCATTTACGGCGGTGCGACTGTCGTCGCGGGCAGCGACACCGCTTTGGGCACTGGTCTGGTCACCGGATGGAACAATGCCACGCTGCAGATCATGGACGGCGTGACCATCAAGAATCAGTTCGATCTGGAAGGGCCTGCCACAAACTTCAGCGTTACATCGGGCACGGGCACCTATGCAGGCCAAATCACTGAGTTTGGCGACCCCGCGACGCTGGTGAAGATGGGCGCGGGAACTCTGGTCATCACTAATAATACGAACAACTTCTCAGCCGGCGCGCGGATCAATGAAGGCACGCTTCAGGTAACGGCCGATCACGCGCTCGGACTGGGAACGATCACCCTCAACGGCGGGACATTGCAGGCCGGCGCGAATGTCGACGTGAGCAATTTGACCATCGATCTAGCCGCACCGGTCAGCACGATCGACACCAATGGTTTCACTCTGACCTATGGCGGTATCATCCAGGACGCCGCGCCGGGCTCGGTTTTGGTAAAGACCGGCGCGGGTACGTTGTTGCTCACCGGTACTCAAAACACCTTTGCCAACGCGATAGTCAATCAAGGTGTGCTTCGTGGCGGCGCGACCAACGCCTTCAGCCCCAACAGCGCGATTTCCCTTGTGACCACCGGCACGCTCGATGTCGGCGGCTTCAACCAGAAGATTGGATCCCTTACGGGCGATAGTACGGGTGTGGTTACCAATTCCGGCCCCACGAATGCGACGCTGACAACGGGAAATGCAACATCGACGACCTTCGCCGGTATTCTGCAAGATGGCGCCGCGACGCTGGCACTGACCAAGACCGGCACGGGCGTCTTCACATTAACCGGCGCCAACACCTATACCGGCGGCACGACGATCGCGCTGGGCACGTTGCAGATCGGCGACGGGGGCACCAGCGGCTCGATCACTGGCGATGTCACCAATAACGGCACGCTGGCCTTCAACCGCTCGGACGTGGTCACCTTCGCGGGCGTCGTGTCGGGCAGCGGCAATCTACAGCAGGTCGGATCGGGCACCACGATTCTCACCGGGGCGAACACCTATGCCGGCGGCACGGTGATCACAGCCGGCACGCTGTCGGTCTCAACTGACGGTAATCTTGGCAACGCCAGCGGCGGCCTCACCTTTGGTGGTGGCACCTTGCGGACCACGGCCGATATCACAATGTCCCGCGCGACGACATTGAACGCGGGCGGTGGCACGTTCGAGGTCGCGACCGGCACGACTCTGAAGCAGAACGGTGTCATCGGTGGCGCTGGCGGCCTGATCAAGACCGATGCGGGCACGCTGACTCTCACCGGCGCCAACACCTATACCGGCGGCACGACGATCACGCAGGGCACGTTGCAGATCGGCGACGGGGGCACCAGCGGCTCGATCATCGGCAATGTCGCCAATAACGGCACGCTGGCCTTCAACCGCTCGGACGCTGTCACCTTCGCGGGCGTCGTGTCGGGTGGCGGCAATCTGCAGCAGATCGGATCGGGCACCACGATCCTCACCGGCGCCAACACCTATACCGGCGGCACAACGATCACGCAGGGCACGTTGCAGATCGGCAACGGGGGCACCAGCGGCTCGATCACCGGCAATGTCACCAATAACGGCACGCTGGCCTTCAATCGCGCCGACAGCTGGACTTTTGATGGGGTGATCTCCGGCGGCGGCGGTGTCAGGCAGATCGGCACAGGCCGTACGAACCTGACGGGCATCAGCACTTACACGGGCGCGACCATCATCGATGCCGGCACCTTGTCGGTGAACGGCTCCATCGCTTCGTCCTCGCTGACCACCGTCAACAGCGGCGGCACGCTCGGCGGCAATGGCATCGTTGGCAATACGATCATCAATGCCGGCGGCACATTGGCGCCCGGCAATTCTATCGGCCTGCTCACCGTGCAGGGCAATCTCACCTTCATGAGTGGAGCGACCTATCAAGTCGAGGTGTCGGCGACGAGTGCCGATCGTGTCAATGTGTCAGGCATCGCCACGCTTAACGGCGCAACCCTCTCGGCGATCTACGAACCGAGCGCCTATGTCACCAAGCGTCATACGGTGCTCAACGCGGCCGGCGGCGTGAACGGCACCTTCGCGGGAGCGGTGAACACCAATCTGCCCAATTTTGTGGCCACGGCAGCTTATGACGCCAACAATGTTTATCTCGATCTGGCGATGCAGTTCGGCAACGGCCTGACAGTGAACCAGACCAACGTCGCCAATGCGCTGACCAACTCGTTCAACACCGCCGACGGCATTCCGCTGGTGTTCGGTGCACTGGGTCCATCAGGCCTGACGCAGGCTTCGGGCGAATCCGCCACGGGCGTGCAGCAGAGCACGTTCAACGTCATGGATCGCTTCCTCAACCTGATGACCGATCCTTATGCCAACGGCCGCACCACGGCCATGGTGCCGATGTCCTATGCGCCGCTGCCCAAGGGCACGCCGCCTTTGATGGTCACGCAACAATCGCGCTGGAGCGTCTGGGCCGCCGGCTATGGTGGCACGCAAACGACACGAGGTATCGCCGCGATCGGCAGCAATACCTATTCTGGCGGCATCTACGGTTTCGCAGCCGGCGCCGATTATCGCGCCACGCCCGACACGATCATCGGCTTCGCGCTCGGCGGTGCCGGCACCAGCTATCACCTGGCCACCGGCATGGGTAGCGGTTCGTCCAACGTCTTCCAGGCCGGTCTCTATGGCCGCCAGAATTTTGGAGCGGCCTATGTGACGGGCTCGCTGGCCTATGGCTGGCAGGACGTGACCACCGATCGACGCGTCATGTTCGATCAACTGCGTGCCCGCTTCACGGCCAATGCCTTCTCGGGCCGGCTCGAAGGTGGCTATCGCTTTGGCACACCCTTCGGCGGCGTGACGCCCTATGCGGCCGGTCAGTTCACCAATATCGCGTTGCCAAACTACAGCGAGCAGGCGATCACCGGCCCCGGCCTCTTCGCGCTGAACTATAGCTCGAAGAGCGTCACCGCCTGGCGCTCGGAACTGGGCCTGCGCTCTGACACCGCCTTCGAGATGGGTGACGCCACACTCACCCTACGCGGCCGTCTCGCCTGGGCGCATAACTACAACCCGAACAGCTCAATCTCGGCTTCCTTCCTCAACCTCCCCGCCTCCGGCTTCACCGTCAATGGCGCGGCGCTGGCGCGCAATGCGGCGCTGGTCTCGGCCGGCGCGGAGATGAAATGGCAGGGCGGCCTGTCCATCGCCGCCACCTTCGAGGGCGAGTTCTCCGGCCGGAGCAACAGCTACGCCGGCAAGGGCGCCATCCGCTACCAATGGTGA